From one Dermacentor variabilis isolate Ectoservices chromosome 3, ASM5094787v1, whole genome shotgun sequence genomic stretch:
- the LOC142575612 gene encoding uncharacterized protein LOC142575612, with protein MVSSKGVFSRVGVVVVVSMVVVSSILPVVQGKASKASKAGKAPAGVDFSSFAAPPAPSEDCQGVAVAPGGGAAQVPDPNDCTKYSVCTDTFSTKITCPPGQHFSVADNRCTSPEQAKCDPAFATVDAADVAANVDPELAAVNVADAADVNVNAADALADV; from the exons ATGGTCAGCTCAAAGGGCGTGTTCAGCCGTGTGGGAGTGGTCGTGGTCGTCAGCATGGTCGTGGTGTCCAGCATCCTACCGGTCGTCCAAGGAAAGGCCAGCAAGGCCAGCAAGGCCGGCAAGGCACCCGCAGGCGTAGACTTCTCGTCATTCGCAGCACCGCCCGCTCCCAGCGAGGACTGCCAGGGAGTGGCGGTCGCCCCTGGCGGTGGCGCCGCCCAGGTGCCTGACCCGAACGACTGCACCAAGTACTCCGTGTGTACCGACACGTTCAGCACGAAGATCACCTGCCCGCCTGGACAGCACTTCAGCGTGGCCGACAACAGGTGCACAAGCCCGGAGCAGGCCAAATGCGACCCCG CTTTTGCTACAGTTGACGCCGCCGACGTAGCCGCCAACGTCGATCCGGAATTGGCTGCTGTCAATGTCGCTGATGCCGCCGACGTGAATGTCAATGCCGCCGATGCCCTCGCCGACgtttaa
- the LOC142574518 gene encoding uncharacterized protein LOC142574518, producing MRAFLTSRTATVGIANLRSKTFHLPNKGTPQGSVVSPLLFNVALLKLPRLLDTVPGILHALYADDITLWTRGTSTGEQEVRLQEAVNVIERYLNTCGLHCAPDKSEMLELGARTRGRPPSHDAPDPQVLLQGGPIPKVESLRVLGVHIHKDGSGSATLPRLHNTVAQPTHLIRRVANRHNRLKEHDTLQMVKALLYSRITYGTPYLNLKTAGKQKLNLLI from the coding sequence ATGCGCGCTTTCCTCACCAGCCGTACGGCCACGGTGGGGATTGCCAACCTCCGGAGCAAGACATTTCACCTACCTAACAAAGGTACGCCACAAGGTTCGGTAGTCTCGCCACTCCTCTTTAACGTGGCCCTCCTCAAGCTTCCCCGCCTCCTAGACACCGTTCCAGGGATACTCCATgctctatatgcagatgatatcacacTGTGGACGAGAGGCACGAGCACGGGCGAACAGGAGGTCCGTCTTCAGGAGGCGGTCAACGTCATCGAACGGTACCTCAACACCTGCGGCCTCCACTGTGCCCCAGATAAATCCGAGATGTTAGAACTCGGGGCACGCACCCGGGGCCGGCCCCCAAGCCACGACGCACCGGACCCACAAGTGCTTCTTCAGGGAGGCCCGATACCGAAGGTCGAGTCCCTTCGAGTCCTCGGAGTCCATATACACAAGGACGGGTCCGGCTCCGCCACACTCCCCAGGCTACACAACACCGTGGCACAGCCTACTCATCTGATACGACGGGTGGCCAATCGCCACAATCGCCTCAAAGAGCACGACACTTTGCAAATGGTAAAAGCCCTCCTTTACAGTCGCATTACATACGGAACTCCTTACCTCAACCTGAAGACAGCTGGGAAACAAAAGCTAAACCTTCTAATATGA
- the LOC142575613 gene encoding uncharacterized protein LOC142575613, which produces MVNTKGVLYSVVVVVAVVTMCGVLPAVQGKAAAKASDGPSGFDFTHFLMPPLPSEDCEGVAVAPGGGSTMVADANDCTKYSVCTDTFSTKITCPAGQHFSVADNRCMAPEKAGCDPAFAVITAAAAAPADASKAAANVEAESAAAEA; this is translated from the exons ATGGTCAACACAAAGGGCGTGCTGTACTCAGTGGTCGTGGTCGTCGCCGTGGTCACGATGTGCGGAGTCCTACCGGCGGTGCAAGGAAAGGCCGCCGCCAAGGCCAGCGATGGCCCGAGTGGCTTCGACTTCACTCATTTCTTGATGCCGCCGCTTCCGAGCGAAGACTGCGAAGGTGTCGCGGTCGCCCCGGGTGGTGGCTCCACCATGGTGGCCGACGCCAACGACTGCACCAAGTACTCAGTCTGCACGGACACGTTCAGCACCAAGATCACCTGCCCGGCCGGACAGCACTTCAGCGTGGCCGACAACAGGTGCATGGCCCCGGAGAAGGCTGGTTGTGACCCCG CCTTTGCTGTCAtcactgcagctgctgctgctcccgCTGATGCCAGCAAAGCTGCCGCCAACGTTGAAGCCGAATCGGCTGCCGCCGAAGCCTGA